The segment AACTGTTGCTGTTTGAACTCTCTCTTACCTTTGCTTTTGAGTTCTTCTTTTTCGACGCGGGACTGTTGGCGCCCTTCTTGAACCCGATCTTCTCCTCTGACAAGACtcgctgctgctcctcctcggACAAACTCTGCAGAtccaaatgaaagagaaagtaCAGATAAGACATCTTGAAGAAAAACTTAAGCACCCAAATGAGCGTGACAAAAAACACGATGAAgtagaaattaaaaaagaaaaatgacttaCACTGAGGAACCGGTTCATCTCAATTTCAaactctttcttcctctgaaaaacaagaacacatctTTTAACATGTGCATGTGTTATTAAAGATGATGAGACTTGTGAAATCTGAGCTCACCTGTTCACAGCGCTTCTGGTAGGCGTCCTTTTCGCCCTGCTTCAGCTGCTTCCAGCGCTGGCTGCACATCACCATGCGCTCTGTGCTGGGGACGTCCTTCATGTTGGACATCAGCTCAGCGCAGAACATCGAGTAACCGTTCCTGAAAGCACATTATTCAATACGTTAGAATAACTCCCTCACAGGGGATCATACTGCACATGTGCACACGGCAGAGCGTCTGCAGCAGAGACTCACGGAGGAGGCTTGTCGGGTCGGCCGTCTGACTTGTCTTTCAGGTGCCTCTCGGCCTTCGTCAGGGTGGACTTCACGATATCATCCTGGGTCATGTTTAACTCGGGGTGCTGCTGGATGTACTCTCGCATTGTTCCCTTGAAtattgcaaaacaaaaaaagagttcaaactgaataaaaagaCGATGTGTGCGTCATCATTCCTCTTCCAAATGTCACAGAAACCGCTCTCACCTCGTACAGCTTCCTCTGCTCCAGAGACTTGCCGATCCATTTGAGCCTCTTCTTGTCAGACAGCTGTGTCCACTGTTTGCCAAGACTGTCCTTGATATCTTTGGTGGTGGCCTAGAGTCAAACAGTCAAACATGCATCAGTGTGTATTGGGTACAAGGTGCTTTTTGAATCCTGTGTTGCAGAAGCTGAACTTACGTCTGGGCGTGTCTTGAGGAAGGCCTTCTTCTCGTGGTTGTACCACAGTTGCTGGGGCGTCTTGGGCTTCTCGGGCACATTAGATCCTTTCTTGGTCATGCTCTCCATAAGGTCTGGGTGTAGTTCCCTGTATTCACCCatcagaaaacaacatgaaggCTTGGCTGTAATGCTGAAATGTGCTCCAGGTGAAGCTCTAATACTGCCATCTATATACACGAGCAGTAAAATCTCACCTGAACTTCATCATGCTCTGCACAAACGACTCTTTGTCTCGTAAGAAGTCCTCAACATACTTTTTCTggagatgaataaaacaaaaacagttttagaATGTATAACCCGTATGTAATAAACTGTATTTGATATATTAATTTAGACTGACCTTCTTCTTGTCAGGCAGCTCTCTGTACTTCTTTGACAGAATCTTAGTTAAGTCCAGGTTGCTCATCTCAGGGTGCAGCTTTGCGTACTTGGCCCTCTTTTCCATGAAGAAGCGGAAGTATGGAGTCAGGGGCTTCTTAGGGAAGTCTGGGTGTTTCTGTGTGcaatggagaaaagaaagaaatgtgtaAGGCTTCAGAGATGAAAACATTTTCCTTTGATCGTcctaaatatagaaaacaactCACCTTTATCTTCTTGCCCTTGTACGGGTTTTTGATGTAGTCTTGGGCATCAACTATCAGCTCTGTAAGAGTCCTGAATTTGCGAATCTGTGGGCAAAGCAGATAAAAAACATGTAAGAAAattcaataaatatatatataaatataaataagagcaaaatatttaacacttcaaaTGCCTCACCTCTTTAGAAACCTCCTGCCATTTCTGCTTGCACATCTCAGCTGTGAAGGTATTGAAGGCCACCTTGGTCCAGTCCAGGTGGGACTCTGACGTTTTGTATTTAGTCAGGTCTTTCTGAGGCAGGGCCACTTTCATGGCCTCCAGGAGCTTTAAGAGGTCATCTTGTGCCCACACTGTGTGACAGTAAAGATACAAATGTCAGTCAAGCACAAGTAACATTTGTATGTATTAAAATGTGTCTTATCATCCTTCATctgagtggaaaaaaacataTGGTATTCATAAAGGGAGTGTAAACAATttgtaaaatacaattaaacatCCTGATATACTCACTGCAATAACAACtgtaaatactaaacactgtaaatatttatttttaaagttgtttctttttttaaaacatcttatttATCACACCACTGTTGCTCTTGCTGctattgttgtatgtatgtatgtatgtatgtatgtatgtatgtatgtatgtatgtatgtatgtatgtatgtatgtatgtatgtatctat is part of the Notolabrus celidotus isolate fNotCel1 chromosome 20, fNotCel1.pri, whole genome shotgun sequence genome and harbors:
- the ubtf gene encoding nucleolar transcription factor 1 isoform X3 — its product is MNGVMDTATQGQVWAQDDLLKLLEAMKVALPQKDLTKYKTSESHLDWTKVAFNTFTAEMCKQKWQEVSKEIRKFRTLTELIVDAQDYIKNPYKGKKIKKHPDFPKKPLTPYFRFFMEKRAKYAKLHPEMSNLDLTKILSKKYRELPDKKKKKYVEDFLRDKESFVQSMMKFRELHPDLMESMTKKGSNVPEKPKTPQQLWYNHEKKAFLKTRPDATTKDIKDSLGKQWTQLSDKKRLKWIGKSLEQRKLYEGTMREYIQQHPELNMTQDDIVKSTLTKAERHLKDKSDGRPDKPPPNGYSMFCAELMSNMKDVPSTERMVMCSQRWKQLKQGEKDAYQKRCEQRKKEFEIEMNRFLSSLSEEEQQRVLSEEKIGFKKGANSPASKKKNSKAKANEKPKRPISAMFIFSEEKRPKLQQERPDLSDSELTRLLARMWNELPDKKKEKYKRLETVLKAESEKKEREDRSRLPDPPKTAQDIWQQSIIGDYLAKFKNDRPKAQKAMEVAWSTMEKKEKIMWIKKAAEDQKRYERDLCEMRSPAATIAAGKKMKFEGEPKKPPSNGYQKFSQEMLSNGELNHLPMKERMTEIGSRWQRLPLKDKERYKKIAEEKQRLYKVTLEQWLASLSSQERNTYREYNSQKRRTTAKPGGPKAKAKKSDTEEEEEDDEEEQEKASSEADSSSEDDDDDEDEDKEEDDDDEEDDDDDEAEDKENKSEDSSSESNSQGSSDSDSD
- the ubtf gene encoding nucleolar transcription factor 1 isoform X1 — encoded protein: MRFFGGIEGKYTTEQPQMNGVMDTATQGQVWAQDDLLKLLEAMKVALPQKDLTKYKTSESHLDWTKVAFNTFTAEMCKQKWQEVSKEIRKFRTLTELIVDAQDYIKNPYKGKKIKKHPDFPKKPLTPYFRFFMEKRAKYAKLHPEMSNLDLTKILSKKYRELPDKKKKKYVEDFLRDKESFVQSMMKFRELHPDLMESMTKKGSNVPEKPKTPQQLWYNHEKKAFLKTRPDATTKDIKDSLGKQWTQLSDKKRLKWIGKSLEQRKLYEGTMREYIQQHPELNMTQDDIVKSTLTKAERHLKDKSDGRPDKPPPNGYSMFCAELMSNMKDVPSTERMVMCSQRWKQLKQGEKDAYQKRCEQRKKEFEIEMNRFLSSLSEEEQQRVLSEEKIGFKKGANSPASKKKNSKAKANEKPKRPISAMFIFSEEKRPKLQQERPDLSDSELTRLLARMWNELPDKKKEKYKRLETVLKAESEKKEREDRSRLPDPPKTAQDIWQQSIIGDYLAKFKNDRPKAQKAMEVAWSTMEKKEKIMWIKKAAEDQKRYERDLCEMRSPAATIAAGKKMKFEGEPKKPPSNGYQKFSQEMLSNGELNHLPMKERMTEIGSRWQRLPLKDKERYKKIAEEKQRLYKVTLEQWLASLSSQERNTYREYNSQKRRTTAKPGGPKAKAKKSDTEEEEEDDEEEQEKASSEADSSSEDDDDDEDEDKEEDDDDEEDDDDDEAEDKENKSEDSSSESNSQGSSDSDSD
- the ubtf gene encoding nucleolar transcription factor 1 isoform X2, with amino-acid sequence MRFFGGIEGKYTTEQPQMNGVMDTATQGQVWAQDDLLKLLEAMKVALPQKDLTKYKTSESHLDWTKVAFNTFTAEMCKQKWQEVSKEIRKFRTLTELIVDAQDYIKNPYKGKKIKKHPDFPKKPLTPYFRFFMEKRAKYAKLHPEMSNLDLTKILSKKYRELPDKKKKKYVEDFLRDKESFVQSMMKFRELHPDLMESMTKKGSNVPEKPKTPQQLWYNHEKKAFLKTRPDATTKDIKDSLGKQWTQLSDKKRLKWIGKSLEQRKLYEGTMREYIQQHPELNMTQDDIVKSTLTKAERHLKDKSDGRPDKPPPNGYSMFCAELMSNMKDVPSTERMVMCSQRWKQLKQGEKDAYQKRCEQRKKEFEIEMNRFLSSLSEEEQQRVLSEEKIGFKKGANSPASKKKNSKAKANEKPKRPISAMFIFSEEKRPKLQQERPDLSDSELTRLLARMWNELPDKKKEKYKRLETVLKAESEKKEREDRSRLPDPPKTAQDIWQQSIIGDYLAKFKNDRPKAQKAMEVAWSTMEKKEKIMWIKKAAEDQKRYERDLCEMRSPAATIAAGKKMKFEGEPKKPPSNGYQKFSQEMLSNGELNHLPMKERMTEIGSRWQRLPLKDKERYKKIAEEKQRLYKVTLEQWLASLSSQERNTYREYNSQKRRTTAKPGGPKAKAKKSDTEEEEEDDEEEQEKASSEADSSSEDDDDDEDEDEEDDDDEEDDDDDEAEDKENKSEDSSSESNSQGSSDSDSD